TAATGTCCGCCTGGCACCCAGGACGTTCAATACCTGCGCTCCAGCGACCTGTTGAGACATAATCCTGTTCCCAGAGTATGTGGGCGCTACTACATGGTAAAGTAGTCTTAATATCATAGGACTGACTCAAAATATTGTCGGAAATGTTTAATATTGAGAAGTTTCagcattttttaaaatctaacTATGATAtcacttaataataaatataatattgactTGACTTCATTTCTTGTATCCttcaatatatatgtatcaagGTGATTAAATCAACAATGCCCGATAACAAGCCCAATTCACCAATTCCTGTTAACCAAGTGACATGTCCAATAATTACAATATTGAATTGTCCTGGACGTATTGGTTCAATACAATCAGGAAAATGTAAATTTTTACAAGAAATTCTTCTTATTCCTAAACCATATTTAACACCAAAAGAAGTATGTTTCAAATCATGTCAATAATTTCATGAATGTAATGTCAACAAAGACGGTGGATTTTCGTTTGTGACTAACCAATCTTCTCCTTTTTCCTATTCGGTTATCATTGTTAAAAGAATTACTTTTATTAGGCAATGCCAATGTTCAGTTCCCGTTTGATGACGAATATTTTCGACAAGTTGATGGTGTTACTATGGATAGCCCTTTTAGGCCTCTCTTAGCTAATATATTTATGTCATATGTGGAAAATAGGACGATTGAGCTCAACTTTGTATAGAAGATGCATGGATGATATACTAATTATGTGTGATAAAGATTTTTAGGTTTCTCAGTTATTAGATAAACTCAATGGGGTTCAAAATGATATTGTGATGACTTATGAAGCAGAAAATAATGGCGAATTTCCCTTTTTAGACATACTTTTGAGTCGAAGGGAGGATGGTACTATAAGACGGTcagtatataggaaaccaactTGAATGAGGCAATACTTAACTTCCAATAGTTTCTGTTCATTGCAATACAAGCGAAGCTTGATTAAGTGTTTCTTTAATAGGACTCAAAGAATTTGCACTCCTGACACAGttgaaaaagatgaaaagttGCTAACTGACACATTAATATCAAATGGTTATCCATTAAAGTTTGTATATAGGTGCAAAAGTCACTCAACGCCAAGACCTCTTGTTTATTCGGTTCCAAAGAAAAGTTTATATCCATCTACCATATAGAAGTGAATCCAATAGTATAGTTTTAAGACagagattgaaagcagccatCAAGAAAATCTCTTATGCTGCTCAATTGGTTATGATTGGAAAGTCTAAGCCTATGACATAGACAATACACTGTAGTGgtgaataaatccccaaaatcaatatCTCTATAAGTCTTCgatattggatgctgaccacattagtttcaatagactcacctagctgaagacactcggtcatgcatccacacTAGAACACGAGTGGGAACGTCGTGCTCAACATCCCGTACAATCGCTAACCAGCCTAGATAAGTCAATcttcgatatattgataacctatcaaatatatcttccaacctcctcacttctgtcttttgatttcatttggtggatacgattcatattaggtgttaccggttaaagtgttgtcaaactccaaatacctatGGCATCTTCAACACTAACCAtgttcatcgatagcgaaacatatatatatatatatatatatatatatatatatatatatatatatatatatatatatatatatatatatatatatatgaaacggGGCACAAAATTGTCTTGAATACACCTTCTAAAACGTTGTCAAGGTCAAATTCTCAAGTTTATTAAAACCTTGACTACTCGCGAATTTGAGCTCCCTCCCTGTGTCATGACcttgaatgtaaataatttaaacaaaaaacctatgtaattttctttttttattgatcTAGTTATTAGATAATCTGttcattattaaaacaaaattatcacAAACCTTAATGAATAAACCAAATGTAAGTtgacaaataataaaattgGTTTGTTTTACTAATAAGTTAATAGTTAATACCACAATTGATATGTGATAATGGAGCATCAAGTGTTAATATTGATAAACCAGAACAAGCATTTGATTTATTAATAGAATTTCTAGAACAAAttcaattgaataatcatttctATTTTGGTTTATTCATATCACCAAAAGGAATATTTGATACGGTtagttaaatatatatttatattacttataaGTAATAAACTTTATGCAAATCTGtatttatcagaaagggtttttcttgtggagattgtagtaatttggaTAGTTGAtatcattagtcaattaatgttagacaaccatggaaaacctaggagcactgggcgatcgtttcgtcttagtatgggacttcccagcagtgcgcatccacgatcctgcctcacgAGAATCGGATCCagaatctatcagtctcgtgcacgaacaCTTACgatctggaccactgagccggcaattaacggtgttaatgtctatcttaaaacaatccacgaagttgagcgatacatccaccattgttttcagtgatttactatctcacaacagacccggttgaactccactggtcactgcttctcactagaactccatgaaatacctcttgaagccaatcactagtgagcatataatgattattatcagaagggggttttgtgtatattatagtaattctaatagttgagttcagttgaagctagacaaccatgaaaaacctagaagcgttgaacggccgtttcatcctaatgtggaactcctcagaagtgcgcacaCACAATCCCGCCTTgcgacctatcggtctcgcgctcgAGCGTTTAATTTCTAGAATGCTGAGCAGGTGGTGCAATGTTTGGTCAAAGTTAttggtttattatcattatttctttcAACTTGGACAACTCTATCTATTATGGTTTTTTAATTTAAGAAAATCTACCACGGAGTTCACCACCCATTTTTCAAAGTAGTGCTGTTTGAATTACAGTCATGATTCTCTAATCCTCTAGTGTTGATCGAATTCCATTGGTCGAGTTGAAGTATTGTCACTAGCTTAAGTAACTCGATATTTATTACACTATCCACAGATTTTAAGTAGTTAGAGAATAGACTGCTCCTGGGTCTCGTTTTAATTGGTGGAGTATAGAGTAGTTGTTTATACATTTGGCCCTCAACCAACAGGTCACATGTTCTTACACCCCTTTAACTACTTTGGTTAACATTTTGCTAGTTTTCACACAAAAATTGTTGTTCAAAAGTGAACACATAGTCCGGTAGTTAGTAAAAGAGTCAAATCACCAAACTTTTCGGGCTACAAATAACCCCCGTGGTCTCTATCCATTTAAAAACAAGCTGAAGTTTAGATAACAGTATAATTTTAGTTAAAATGGCTAGTAGCATAGCTTTTGGTCCTAAAATACACGAAGCAACCTTATATTACTCAGTTTGAACATAGAAAGCGTACATTTACTTAAGCTTGCAGTTTTATCGTGATGAATGTATACGATAAGTATGTACAGGCCTTTTATGAACTAGTGTAATGTAAGACAATTATGTGATATCCAGTTGTTGAATTCATCATGTACTTATTAATGGAAGGCTTAAAGATgtttttcctggagttctagcgagaagcgATAAACACTGGAGCccaatccgtgtcggatagagacagttatctacctcatACAATGGATGGATGGTTGCACGAGATCATAGATCGATtgaagatagacattaacaccgtttgataTCGGATCAGTAATTTAGAATTTAGGTGTTCGCATGCAAGACAAAAGGTCTTTTATACGGGATCAACACACGAAATCCATAGGAATCAACaataataacatttaaaatgaGATCAATCTATACACGAAACAACTAATGATCAAATCTGTTATTCAAAaaaagttgaaattcacttggtattgtttgcatgtatcttcctattgttgtttagaactgcaactgatcagtcacTGATTGCCATATATGCCTCCTGTGAAGATTGCCTCAATAATGCTAtttattcacaagcattctaaacaaagatggatgatggtcaccagtggaatccaggacacgtgtttcgtcctatttggaactcgtcagctagatgtacctgctgATATATCTGAGCTCGGAATATAACTTTCATACTAGAACTAAATGGTCACCCattgcttttaggttttccaaaCTGACCCAACACTGATCATTTTGTCGTGTCAATGCGACtgaactctatactgataatatatatatatatatatatatatatatatcaaaaataATCGATTTATTTTGTGGTAGTGAAACTaaaatatgattggttaatGAATGTGGACAGACAGGCACTTAGCCTACTGACTAATCAATATGTGATTTCCTTTCTTGTCATTGATTTATTACTCTGAATTCACCGAGATTGATCGATTGTATTGAATTAAGTATTATCTATTCTTGCCTTCAAATGCTTTAGTACGGTCGAAGGTGAGGAGAGCCAGCTCTCGctttcgaaatactctcacatgaccacatgTGTATACAGTCAATGCTaaggaagtcctattcactgccttcttgcaGTAAGGGTGTTGTTtgagaaattgagaggacgaaaagcgaatgtccaccGCTTCAACCGTGCCTGTAGATATGTAGGATCCAgttagaggagttggaaaagcctcattccaaaccaatggtgtatataACCTCCACGATTCGGAAGGAActaatagcgtatgaaccaattattgatcaCCGACTACCATATGACTGCATCTCTTGACATTGCTCCACACTACCTTGACAATTACACCTTTAGGCCAAAGGTTCAGGGTTCCCTAAGAAAAAACCATCTGTTTCGGTTTGaacacccgagcagtatcatagTCGACACCTAAATCAATTGAgttgtatggcgcatatatattcagtgCCCTTTCGTAACAATATTGATGTGTTCAAATAGATAATGACATTTCTATTCTGGGTCGTTAATCCTGGATTTAAATCAATCTGACTAGTTTTATCATCGCAATATaccaaagaaagaaagagagaataCTATTGTGAACCATCTTTTATACcataatttattctttattttattgaatagatAAAAGAACGTTATGAGATTATCACGGGAAATTTGAAAACACCAGAAGAATTGGTTAATTATTATATAGATTTAATTGGTAGATATCCACAAATACGTTTATTAATTGATCCATTTAGAGTAGAAGTAAGTCATGATAAATACAATTTGGAAATAATCTTGATTCTATATATGAACATTAATAAGTGATTAATTAAGAAATACTTAGTATAGTTGTTTTTGTTCTCGTTTAAAACACTTTATCCATCTTGACTATGATTATGAATACattggtcttgagtgctgttagagttatgagggcggttatcacttcccggttggcCACaacgtggaagggttcttctggaggtaactgaaaaagaaattgaattaaacgtggtcttagtgacctgagagcgtgatcaCAGTGCCCAAGCGACAAATGCttaaggtcggtcacacacgacgtttttgtgagtaatttttgtgttagctccgtacttgttgagaccttaccaccggagacagATATTCGttggataaggtgaggtgtgcatttttagggtcgacattttctaaccccacccacccctccttgtgggaaggcatcATCGctatcatgctggttgtctgaaggaagcACCTTACTGTtgccacacctctgtacagtcagcagtacgacttcgccttcggaccttaggtttgttgcttttagtcttaccgctcttcaactgacctgtctggcatggtaggaccttgaggaacgattgttctagtcagtatagctcggttcCTTCATCACAATAGGCAAGCACAACCAACaagtcaaggtagcaacaacggccGAGCCTTATCAATCTATAATACTAGtatggtatatgctacttataaaGATAGACAACTCAAAGATGTTATGCAAATAGTCCATCtaattcattgttttcatagtttacaaATACAGTATGatttatgtcgacagatataagtagtacatattACTATTTAGAAATGTAATGGCTATTTTAACAGAAAGTTGAGAAAATTAGATTGAAGTGAACGGGAACAGAAACCAgttgtattgtagtgaacagaacacgggtggagacaaccgaatgtatcttacacaaaattacagagttacttgatagaatagaaaaaccaaatagtaaatcgctaatttgcaaaatatcattctatcatatcaaaccgaACTGTTGCCGTTGCCAACATCAAttcattgtctcacatttcattgttcatgtggtttcttacaaattccattgtgttctcgctcttcctttcttgatcttcccccatcttctgttGCCAGATATTACGTTCTttaactcgcgttatatacttcctaaatcaatataagtagcacgcaccacactcgtcCTCCCCCACCCTTTAAAGCAGTCGTTCTTGCGGTGGTTCATGCTCGCCGTGCAACATTCTTTGTCGCTGCAATCTGTGCCACACTCTCCATCAAAATGTCGAGTCTGCGGTGCGCTGACCTCCATAGCTCTGTCGACCTTCCGAGGCAACAACAGTATTAACAGTTGAAGGAATGATAATCTTTAGGACAATTGATGaaggatttgcaaatgaagtactaAATGTATAACTTTCATATTTCGTTATAGAACTTCttaattttaaatcaaataatgAATTGATTGCCTTCACCCAATGTTCTCATTCACATTACAATCACATTGGTAATTAATGTCCATAATTGTACGCTATTCTTCGTACAGGTATGATTTACTTACAAGTCGATTAAATCTATAAATTAGGGAAATTTATAATAGGATGATGAAGAAATTCGAATgcttcacttctatttgaagtttgtactgatgatattcgttcagaagaacaatgaaagctacacaatcaaaccatccagttcagagaagaAAACTCCACTTAAAATTTGCACTAAATTCTTACAACATATATCTCAAATTGATATTATATTGAACATTTgtctcaaatttcattgttcttgtttTCTCTTCTTCAATTTTCTTAACCTTTTACTACTAGGCATTTCATATTCAATTGatgacatatactacttatatctgttgacatcagtagtgTATACCACAATTACTGTTTAtgagtatttattatttatatatctgGTAATGAAACTTGTTTAATAATCAGTAAGCTTGTGCAATACATATAAAGATCCAATCTATAAAACCAGATATATTTCATCGTTAATGAATCAAAAGATGGTGCTGTTTAGCAAGAATTTAATCCGTTGGacgccgtctcagtggtctagtgattaagtgctcgcgcgcgaagccagtagatcctgggttcgaatctcacagggggAGAggtcatgaatgcgcactgccgaggagtcccataataggacgaagcggccgtccagtgcttccaggttttccatggtggtctagctttaaatgactcatgatctgaaccattgaaattactaccatctccacaaaacctatctgataaaaatttaatcaataataaggTTTCATCAATTTGAACCGTGTGAAACATTCAACCCTATTTGTTTCAGTGTAAAAAGCACAATTAACCAACaaatatatcaatagttgagatcatgaatcgattgaagctagactatcatggaaaacctggaacaacTAGAAagctgtttcttcctattgtaggactcgtcagcagtgtgTTGAGAATTccatattttaccaaaaatatattgttgaataaagcaacaatactaataatgataataataataatcactaattaaatatcaaatattatagTTGCATCTGatgtcccacaataagacgaaacggtcatctgttgcttccaggttttcaatggttgtctagcttgaattgactaatgatctcaaccattgataTTTGTTGGGGAGATCCAGAAAACTACTCGAAAACAAAAAGCCAATAGAAGGCTTtgaaaacactaagaagcatcttatccaatcagcattcaatagaagttttaccagaaacatctagaaagtgaaaagccACATATCGAGTTTCTAATTAGATGATTACTTATACTTcactactatgtttagtagtatTTCAGAATTTTCTAGAAACCTAAGGCCATcttaaatattatgaaaacaCTAGATCTTCCGTACATAAACTTACCTTTTGATTAAAGCGTTTCTTCCATATTTCGCACCTTTTCTCTCATGTTCATGTTGCTGTGATGATTTAGCCTGTGGGAGGGGTTACTAGAAAAAACTTAGGAACTGTATCTAACGTTCACTTAGAAGACTTATCAGAGTTAAACAGAAGTGTGTAaggacagagagagagagagagtaaaacAGACTTACATAATACTTAATGTATggtattatttttgttactatgagcttctttatttatttaggaTAAAGAATATTGGGAATTATTAAAAACACGTATTACATCATCAATATTGATTACAACAAGTACAATAATTCAACCAGCTATGAAAGAAATAACACTTAATCGATCTAATTCAATGATTACAAAAAATcttaaaacaataacaacattATCATCATTTGATGAACCATTAAAATTTAGTATTCCAACTGGTTTAACTATTTATGATTTAGTGAATAGTTGCCAAGGCAACAAAGTTCATCATCATAAGGATGATGTAAATCATGTTGACAtagatactactactactactactactaataataataataataatataaaacaaataccGAATGGTGCACTACAATCTACATCATTATGTAATACAGTTGATAAACAGGATATGTGTTACTCATCTTGGTTATTCACTATGGATCCATGTTTAGATTGTGTTTTAATAACAGAAATTATTCAAGCAATTCATATATTACATTGTAagtaataagtatatatatatatatatatatatatatatatatatatatat
This genomic stretch from Schistosoma haematobium chromosome 5, whole genome shotgun sequence harbors:
- the ENO4 gene encoding enolase member 4 (EggNog:ENOG410VAYC~COG:G), which translates into the protein MDIKTRAIEYFSNNNILKELENALQLMFQENTSDHSGYLSKYFEKISLTPKVVSIKVDRNYSYIGTFSSSLSVLTLWRTNIEVTTGLNYVYGCNYCLPYGNILNESTPSEFSVCIEAVVDLLDNCLWSPAEMFEIDKYIRNFYNEYRKQLNKMQTDESEKEIEVIGPKEIPLKSTSEQNAKKKSTKDIITLLPNQIISIAPFIATDLTWLSISLHLTAMKCSRPKINFQWYMKSLYDEVIKSTMPDNKPNSPIPVNQVTCPIITILNCPGRIGSIQSGKCKFLQEILLIPKPYLTPKELLDNLFIIKTKLSQTLMNKPNLIPQLICDNGASSVNIDKPEQAFDLLIEFLEQIQLNNHFYFGLFISPKGIFDTIKERYEIITGNLKTPEELVNYYIDLIGRYPQIRLLIDPFRVEDKEYWELLKTRITSSILITTSTIIQPAMKEITLNRSNSMITKNLKTITTLSSFDEPLKFSIPTGLTIYDLVNSCQGNKVHHHKDDVNHVDIDTTTTTTTNNNNNNIKQIPNGALQSTSLCNTVDKQDMCYSSWLFTMDPCLDCVLITEIIQAIHILHLQNRQVIFSLDNLQVIEDWPMDMAIGLGIDFIKITGLNRIDQMNKLITWYHYYQDIIDHLKDSINEWKLYDSSLMENSFNV